One Agrococcus jenensis genomic region harbors:
- a CDS encoding SURF1 family protein produces the protein MLRLLREPRWLGYLAMAVVFAIVCCALGVWQWQRREQALAAIDRLESNYDRAPAAVADVLPALDAFDIDQQWTPVVVEGEYLVEEQLLLRGRWRDGEVGFDVITPFRTTDGTVFVVDRGWIDQAEGAEQPVSAPSTPAGRTTVVARLRPNEGTIAGRGAPVGQIASVDLPSLAAQLGDPVYTGAYGLLVSEGDGVPTDVAVATRPVLDEGPHLSYSLQWYVFALGGFAALWWALRDARRAEATPVDAPVRRRRSDADIEDDILDRR, from the coding sequence ATGCTGCGCCTCCTCCGCGAGCCGCGCTGGCTCGGCTACCTCGCGATGGCCGTGGTCTTCGCGATCGTCTGCTGCGCACTGGGCGTCTGGCAGTGGCAGCGCCGCGAGCAGGCGCTCGCCGCGATCGACCGCCTGGAGTCGAACTACGACCGCGCACCTGCGGCGGTCGCGGATGTCCTGCCCGCCCTCGACGCGTTCGACATCGACCAGCAGTGGACCCCGGTGGTCGTCGAGGGCGAGTACCTCGTCGAGGAGCAGCTGCTGCTGCGCGGCCGCTGGCGAGACGGCGAGGTCGGCTTCGACGTGATCACGCCGTTCCGCACCACGGACGGCACCGTCTTCGTCGTCGACCGCGGATGGATCGACCAGGCCGAGGGCGCGGAGCAGCCGGTCTCGGCGCCCTCGACGCCCGCAGGCCGGACGACGGTGGTCGCCCGGCTGCGACCGAACGAGGGCACGATCGCCGGGCGAGGCGCGCCCGTCGGGCAGATCGCCTCGGTCGACCTGCCGTCGCTCGCCGCGCAGCTCGGCGACCCCGTCTACACGGGCGCGTACGGCCTGCTCGTCAGCGAGGGCGACGGCGTGCCGACCGACGTCGCGGTCGCGACCCGGCCCGTGCTCGACGAGGGGCCGCACCTGTCGTACTCGCTGCAGTGGTACGTGTTCGCCCTCGGTGGCTTCGCCGCGCTCTGGTGGGCGCTGCGCGACGCGCGCCGCGCGGAGGCGACGCCCGTCGACGCGCCGGTGCGGCGGCGCCGCAGCGACGCCGACATCGAGGACGACATCCTCGACCGTCGCTGA
- a CDS encoding MerR family transcriptional regulator: protein MRIGELSERTEVSSASIKFYVREGLLPPPERVGYNRSEYDDGHAARLRLIRALLETGGLSVQAAQRVLAAADDESVPILDLMRTAQAAIPVPEAAASRESVAAVRAVADRMGWSTHDENPGMLQSARVLDAYRALDLPELTGLLEPYARAADEAARAELAVTVAAPDRSRMAAIVAVGTVLGDTLIAGLRRIAQEAAAHAAMRDPAQPPAAELRELDRQLDREPS, encoded by the coding sequence ATGCGGATCGGTGAGCTGAGCGAGCGGACAGAGGTCAGCAGCGCCTCCATCAAGTTCTACGTGCGGGAGGGGCTGCTGCCGCCGCCCGAGCGCGTCGGCTACAACCGCTCCGAGTACGACGACGGCCACGCGGCACGGCTGCGGCTCATCCGGGCGCTGCTCGAGACCGGCGGCCTGAGCGTGCAGGCGGCGCAGCGGGTGCTCGCGGCCGCGGACGACGAGTCGGTGCCGATCCTCGACCTCATGCGCACGGCGCAGGCCGCGATCCCCGTCCCCGAGGCTGCGGCCTCGCGGGAGTCGGTCGCGGCGGTGCGCGCGGTCGCCGACCGGATGGGCTGGTCGACCCACGACGAGAACCCGGGGATGCTGCAGTCGGCGCGCGTGCTCGACGCCTACCGCGCGCTCGACCTGCCCGAGCTGACCGGCCTGCTCGAGCCCTACGCGCGCGCCGCCGACGAGGCCGCGCGCGCGGAGCTCGCCGTGACCGTCGCCGCCCCGGACCGCTCGCGCATGGCAGCGATCGTCGCCGTCGGCACCGTGCTCGGCGACACGCTCATCGCCGGGCTGCGCCGCATCGCGCAGGAGGCCGCGGCGCACGCGGCCATGCGCGACCCCGCGCAGCCGCCCGCCGCCGAGCTGCGCGAGCTCGACCGCCAGCTCGACCGGGAGCCGTCATGA
- a CDS encoding trimeric intracellular cation channel family protein: protein MEEPTGWLAVVRDAFSAIGILAFAISGALLAVQKRMDVVGMAGLAVVTATGGGMLRDMLIGATPVAALVDWWMLAVALGGALVVLALHRWMERLDRPVLVFDAIGLGIFAVEGARKAIEHGVGPVGAAFVGMLTGIGGGMLRDALANDIPAVFRRDSRLYLLPALVGSSGAAAAVALGYGHWLVLAIIAAVVTALRIMSELLRWHVPALKTEAIPTIRD, encoded by the coding sequence ATGGAGGAGCCCACCGGCTGGCTCGCCGTGGTCCGCGATGCGTTCTCGGCGATCGGCATCCTCGCGTTCGCCATCTCGGGCGCGCTGCTCGCGGTGCAGAAGCGCATGGACGTCGTCGGCATGGCGGGGCTCGCGGTCGTGACCGCGACGGGCGGCGGCATGCTGCGCGACATGCTCATCGGTGCGACCCCGGTCGCGGCGCTCGTCGACTGGTGGATGCTCGCGGTCGCCCTGGGCGGCGCGCTCGTCGTCCTCGCGCTGCACCGCTGGATGGAGCGGCTCGACCGGCCCGTGCTCGTCTTCGACGCGATCGGCCTCGGCATCTTCGCCGTCGAGGGGGCGCGGAAGGCGATCGAGCACGGCGTCGGCCCGGTCGGCGCCGCCTTCGTCGGCATGCTGACCGGCATCGGCGGCGGCATGCTGCGCGACGCGCTCGCCAACGACATCCCGGCCGTCTTCCGGCGCGACTCCCGGCTCTACCTGCTGCCCGCGCTCGTCGGCTCGAGCGGCGCGGCTGCCGCGGTCGCGCTCGGCTACGGCCACTGGCTCGTGCTCGCCATCATCGCCGCCGTCGTGACGGCGCTGCGCATCATGAGCGAGCTGCTGCGCTGGCACGTGCCGGCGCTCAAGACGGAGGCGATCCCGACCATCCGGGACTGA
- a CDS encoding ABC-F family ATP-binding cassette domain-containing protein → MTDVSFRIERGDKIGLVGRNGAGKTTMTKVLAGISDDRDGHTFSGKVERSGEIGYLPQDPRSGDPKQTARRRILDARGLGELVEGMRLATEQMGEGGTVADDAMRRYSRLEDRFLALGGYAAEAEGAAIASNLQLPDRILDQQLETLSGGQRRRIELARILFSGADTMLLDEPTNHLDADSVTWLREFLKGYQGGLLIISHDVQLVEETVNRVFYLDANRQVIDIYNMSWKLYLRQREADAERRKRERANVEKAASQLEMQAAKMGAKASKAVASKQMAKRAERMRSGLEDERAVDRVAKLRFPKPAPVGKTPIMARDLSKSYGSLEIFTAVDLAVDRGSRVVILGLNGAGKTTLLRILAGVSQSDTGEIDRGHGLKVGYYAQEHETLDVERSVLSNMLSASPDITSTEARRVLGSFLFTGDDADKPARVLSGGEKTRLSLAMLVVSSANLLLLDEPTNNLDPASREEILGALGAYEGAVILVSHDEGAVEALDPERVLIMPDGTEDLWSPEYLDLIGLA, encoded by the coding sequence ATGACCGACGTCTCCTTCCGCATCGAGCGGGGCGACAAGATCGGCCTGGTCGGGCGCAACGGCGCCGGCAAGACGACCATGACGAAGGTGCTCGCCGGCATCAGCGACGACCGCGACGGCCACACCTTCTCGGGCAAGGTCGAGCGCAGCGGCGAGATCGGGTACCTGCCGCAGGACCCGCGCTCGGGCGACCCCAAGCAGACGGCCCGCCGGCGCATCCTCGACGCACGCGGCCTCGGCGAGCTCGTCGAGGGCATGCGGCTCGCGACCGAGCAGATGGGCGAGGGCGGCACCGTCGCCGACGACGCGATGCGCCGCTACAGCCGGCTCGAGGACCGCTTCCTCGCGCTCGGCGGCTACGCGGCCGAGGCCGAGGGCGCCGCGATCGCGTCGAACCTGCAGCTGCCCGACCGCATCCTCGACCAGCAGCTCGAGACGCTCTCCGGCGGCCAGCGCCGCCGCATCGAGCTCGCGCGCATCCTCTTCTCCGGCGCCGACACGATGCTGCTCGACGAGCCGACGAACCACCTCGATGCCGACTCCGTGACGTGGCTGCGCGAGTTCCTCAAGGGCTACCAGGGGGGCCTGCTCATCATCAGCCACGACGTGCAGCTCGTCGAGGAGACCGTCAACCGCGTCTTCTACCTCGACGCCAACCGGCAGGTCATCGACATCTACAACATGTCGTGGAAGCTCTACCTGCGGCAGCGCGAGGCCGACGCGGAGCGCCGCAAGCGCGAGCGCGCCAACGTCGAGAAGGCGGCGAGCCAGCTCGAGATGCAGGCCGCGAAGATGGGCGCGAAGGCGTCGAAGGCCGTCGCGTCGAAGCAGATGGCGAAGCGCGCCGAGCGGATGCGCTCCGGCCTCGAGGACGAGCGCGCCGTCGACCGCGTGGCGAAGCTGCGCTTCCCGAAGCCCGCGCCGGTCGGCAAGACGCCGATCATGGCGCGCGACCTCTCGAAGTCGTACGGCTCGCTCGAGATCTTCACCGCCGTCGACCTCGCGGTCGACCGCGGTTCGCGCGTCGTGATCCTGGGGCTCAACGGCGCCGGGAAGACGACGCTGCTGCGCATCCTCGCCGGCGTCTCGCAGAGCGACACCGGCGAGATCGACCGCGGGCACGGCCTCAAGGTCGGCTACTACGCCCAGGAGCACGAGACCCTCGACGTCGAGCGCTCGGTGCTGTCGAACATGCTGTCGGCGTCGCCCGACATCACGTCGACCGAGGCGCGGCGCGTGCTCGGCTCGTTCCTGTTCACCGGGGACGACGCCGACAAGCCGGCGCGCGTGCTCTCCGGCGGCGAGAAGACGCGCCTGTCGCTCGCGATGCTCGTGGTCTCGAGCGCCAACCTGCTGCTGCTCGACGAGCCGACGAACAACCTCGACCCCGCGAGCCGCGAGGAGATCCTCGGCGCGCTCGGTGCGTACGAGGGCGCGGTCATCCTCGTCAGCCACGACGAGGGCGCGGTCGAGGCGCTCGACCCCGAGCGCGTGCTGATCATGCCCGACGGCACCGAGGACCTCTGGAGCCCGGAGTACCTGGACCTCATCGGCCTGGCCTGA
- a CDS encoding isocitrate lyase/PEP mutase family protein: protein MSDLSTKATALLTMHDEFVVLPTAWDAWSARTLVDAGFAAITIGSHPLAESRGQEDGEGMTLDDAMEGIARIVASVDVPVSADVESGYGAEPAELIERLLEAGAVGLNVEDTVHGEGRMREAQEHADYVAGLRAAADAAGVDVVINARTDAFARPELHGGDPLEQAILRMELAEQAGARSLYPVKPPTPEALAAILARVSLPVNVTAHPVKGSVVGQLDEIRASGARRVTFGPLLQASLTESIQELVQPWR from the coding sequence ATGAGCGATCTCTCCACCAAGGCCACCGCACTGCTGACGATGCACGACGAGTTCGTCGTGCTCCCCACCGCGTGGGACGCGTGGTCGGCGCGCACCCTCGTCGACGCGGGCTTCGCCGCCATCACGATCGGCAGCCACCCGCTCGCCGAGTCGCGCGGCCAGGAGGACGGCGAGGGCATGACCCTCGACGACGCGATGGAGGGCATCGCCCGCATCGTCGCATCGGTCGACGTGCCGGTCTCGGCCGACGTCGAGTCGGGCTACGGCGCCGAGCCCGCGGAGCTCATCGAGCGGCTGCTCGAGGCGGGCGCCGTGGGCCTCAACGTCGAGGACACCGTGCACGGCGAGGGCCGGATGCGCGAGGCGCAGGAGCACGCGGACTACGTCGCGGGCCTCCGCGCCGCGGCCGACGCCGCCGGCGTCGACGTCGTGATCAACGCGCGCACCGACGCCTTCGCGCGGCCGGAGCTGCACGGCGGCGACCCGCTCGAGCAGGCGATCCTCCGCATGGAGCTCGCGGAGCAGGCCGGGGCACGGTCGCTCTACCCGGTGAAGCCGCCGACGCCCGAGGCGCTCGCCGCGATCCTCGCCCGGGTGTCGCTGCCCGTCAACGTCACCGCCCACCCTGTCAAGGGCTCGGTGGTCGGCCAGCTGGACGAGATCCGCGCGAGCGGCGCGCGGCGCGTGACGTTCGGCCCGCTGCTGCAGGCGTCGCTCACGGAGTCGATCCAGGAGCTCGTGCAGCCGTGGCGCTGA
- a CDS encoding biotin transporter BioY, producing the protein MTAPRPFPRRSSSAAAVLAKPVLADVLVGQRTLVKDVLLVAAGIAVVAALAQVEVPMWPVPVTGQTLGVMLVAATLGFRRGVAAMVGYLVLGVAGAPIFATFTGGIAAIGKPSFGFIIGFIATAAVVGWLAERRWDRRPLLAVALFGAASLIPFAFGIPYMAAVLAAMGAPVDLPGALALGFLPFIVGGVVKWALAAALMPAAWAGVRAMDRRVG; encoded by the coding sequence ATGACTGCGCCGCGCCCGTTCCCCCGCCGCTCCTCATCCGCCGCCGCCGTGCTCGCGAAGCCGGTGCTCGCCGACGTGCTCGTCGGTCAGCGCACGCTCGTCAAGGACGTGCTGCTCGTCGCCGCCGGCATCGCCGTCGTCGCCGCGCTCGCGCAGGTCGAGGTGCCGATGTGGCCCGTCCCGGTCACCGGCCAGACGCTCGGCGTCATGCTCGTCGCCGCGACCCTCGGGTTCCGCCGCGGCGTCGCCGCGATGGTCGGCTACCTCGTGCTGGGCGTCGCGGGCGCCCCGATCTTCGCGACCTTCACCGGCGGCATCGCCGCGATCGGCAAGCCGAGCTTCGGCTTCATCATCGGCTTCATCGCGACCGCCGCGGTGGTCGGCTGGCTCGCGGAGCGCCGCTGGGACCGCCGCCCGCTGCTCGCCGTCGCGCTCTTCGGTGCCGCGAGCCTCATCCCCTTCGCGTTCGGCATCCCCTACATGGCCGCCGTCCTCGCCGCGATGGGCGCGCCCGTCGACCTCCCCGGCGCGCTCGCCCTCGGCTTCCTGCCGTTCATCGTCGGCGGCGTCGTGAAGTGGGCGCTCGCCGCGGCCCTCATGCCCGCCGCATGGGCGGGCGTGCGTGCGATGGACCGCCGCGTCGGCTGA
- a CDS encoding Gfo/Idh/MocA family protein yields MAQRSVLGVGIIGAGFIGEFHVRSWTGVRDADVVAVASRTRESASRLATIAEEIGVGTDVTAHDDVRALVRDDRVDAVWVLTPNDSRLEVIRAIVEEVQGGAALTGIAIEKPLGRTVAEAREILQLVESAGLLHAYLENQVYSPAITRAHELVWRRGASEAGTPYLARCAEEHSGPHKAWFWDGAKQGGGVLSDMMCHSVEAGRYLLTPPGVDPADWLTPVSVTASIQSLKWGRPAYAEQLLELYPGAPDYRERPSEDYARAAWEFVNGDGETVIAEGTTSWSYVGAGLRLSFELLGPEYSMQSDTSSTESKVFLSRAIGQGVGEDMLEKQNAEQGLMPVVADEAATYGYTGENRHVAACFLRGEQPMESLRNGVAVAELLMAAYQSAQTGQTVRWPVDLTDFVPDVAQGTWNPRR; encoded by the coding sequence ATGGCTCAGCGCTCCGTGCTCGGCGTCGGCATCATCGGCGCCGGCTTCATCGGCGAGTTCCACGTGCGCTCGTGGACCGGCGTGCGCGACGCCGACGTCGTCGCCGTCGCCTCGCGCACCCGCGAGAGCGCCTCGCGGCTCGCGACCATCGCCGAGGAGATCGGCGTCGGCACCGACGTGACCGCGCACGACGACGTGCGCGCGCTCGTCCGGGACGACCGGGTCGACGCCGTCTGGGTGCTCACCCCGAACGACTCCCGCCTCGAGGTCATCCGCGCGATCGTCGAGGAGGTGCAGGGCGGCGCGGCGCTCACCGGCATCGCCATCGAGAAGCCGCTCGGCCGCACCGTGGCCGAGGCGCGGGAGATCCTCCAGCTCGTCGAGTCGGCGGGCCTGCTGCACGCCTACCTCGAGAACCAGGTCTACTCGCCCGCGATCACGCGCGCCCACGAGCTCGTCTGGCGTCGCGGCGCGAGCGAGGCCGGCACGCCCTACCTCGCGCGCTGCGCCGAGGAGCACTCGGGCCCGCACAAGGCGTGGTTCTGGGACGGCGCCAAGCAGGGCGGCGGCGTGCTGAGCGACATGATGTGCCACTCGGTCGAGGCGGGCAGGTACCTGCTCACCCCGCCGGGGGTCGATCCGGCCGACTGGCTCACGCCCGTCTCGGTGACCGCGAGCATCCAGTCGCTCAAGTGGGGCCGACCGGCGTACGCCGAGCAGCTGCTCGAGCTCTACCCCGGCGCCCCCGACTACCGCGAGCGTCCGAGCGAGGACTACGCCCGCGCCGCGTGGGAGTTCGTGAACGGCGACGGCGAGACGGTCATCGCCGAGGGCACCACCTCGTGGAGCTACGTCGGCGCGGGGCTGCGGCTCTCGTTCGAGCTGCTCGGCCCCGAGTACTCGATGCAGTCCGACACGTCGTCGACCGAGTCGAAGGTGTTCCTGTCGCGCGCCATCGGCCAGGGCGTCGGCGAGGACATGCTCGAGAAGCAGAACGCCGAGCAGGGCCTCATGCCGGTCGTCGCCGACGAGGCGGCCACCTACGGCTACACCGGCGAGAACCGCCACGTCGCGGCGTGCTTCCTGCGCGGCGAGCAGCCGATGGAGTCGCTGCGGAACGGCGTGGCCGTGGCCGAGCTGCTCATGGCCGCCTACCAGTCGGCGCAGACGGGGCAGACGGTGCGCTGGCCCGTCGACCTCACCGACTTCGTGCCGGACGTCGCCCAGGGCACCTGGAACCCGCGCCGCTGA
- a CDS encoding ABC transporter permease yields MKPTTATRARTLLRDPVVIAAVIAILLVVVGGILKPGFASPDQIVNMLRVASFLGIIAIGQTIVVLSGGEGIDLSVGTVATLGAILASRTMNGSDALLVPGILLAVGVAALIGLANGLGIVLLRIPPFVMTLGMLGVVGGLILVVTGGVADGRAAPSLVQLVNGRDVLGIPGILLVWALLAVVVTLVLRRTTFGMQLYATGSGREAARLSGVPVGRVTVTAYVLSSIFAALGGIAMVGYSQQVFLNLANDLTLPSIAAVVIGGTLVAGGVGGYLGSAIGAIVLTVLTSLLTTLSMPEWARIVVQGVVLIALLAVYGRQRKLRT; encoded by the coding sequence ATGAAGCCCACGACCGCGACCCGCGCGCGCACCCTGCTGCGGGACCCCGTCGTCATCGCCGCGGTCATCGCGATCCTGCTCGTCGTCGTCGGAGGCATCCTCAAGCCCGGCTTCGCCTCGCCCGACCAGATCGTGAACATGCTCCGCGTGGCGTCGTTCCTCGGCATCATCGCGATCGGCCAGACCATCGTCGTGCTCTCCGGCGGCGAGGGCATCGACCTCTCGGTCGGCACCGTCGCGACGCTCGGCGCGATCCTCGCGAGCCGCACCATGAACGGGTCGGATGCGCTGCTCGTCCCGGGCATCCTGCTCGCGGTCGGCGTCGCCGCCCTCATCGGCCTCGCGAACGGCCTCGGCATCGTGCTGCTGCGCATCCCGCCGTTCGTCATGACGCTCGGCATGCTCGGCGTGGTCGGCGGGCTCATCCTCGTCGTCACCGGCGGCGTCGCCGACGGCCGCGCCGCCCCCTCGCTCGTGCAGCTCGTGAACGGCCGCGACGTGCTCGGCATCCCCGGCATCCTGCTCGTCTGGGCGCTGCTCGCCGTCGTCGTGACGCTCGTGCTGCGGCGCACCACGTTCGGCATGCAGCTCTACGCGACCGGCTCCGGCCGCGAGGCCGCCCGGCTCTCGGGCGTGCCCGTCGGCCGGGTCACCGTGACCGCCTACGTGCTGAGCTCGATCTTCGCCGCGCTCGGCGGCATCGCGATGGTCGGCTACTCGCAGCAGGTCTTCCTGAACCTCGCGAACGACCTGACCCTGCCGTCGATCGCCGCCGTCGTGATCGGCGGGACGCTCGTCGCCGGCGGCGTCGGCGGCTACCTCGGCAGCGCGATCGGAGCGATCGTGCTGACCGTGCTCACCAGCCTCCTGACGACGCTCAGCATGCCCGAATGGGCGCGCATCGTCGTGCAGGGCGTCGTGCTCATCGCGCTGCTGGCGGTCTACGGCCGCCAGCGCAAGCTGCGCACCTGA
- a CDS encoding ABC transporter permease has protein sequence MTQTPTVAAIEERRPLTERLGRVRVASWATAALLIVAVVAAVALQPNLLSPYGVASTFATFLPLVLVAVAQAIVVIGGGLDLSAGAIVALSSVVAVQVMQGEAGSVPLGFLTAIGVGLACGIVNGLVVSRLRLQPLIATFATASVFSGLALLVLPSPGGTVPAIITGTFRQAVGGVPVSVLLVVAVAAGWLVVRHLRIMRHIRATGGGPAAAFASLVPVAGAQLASYAICGVICGLAGLAVLGNSGSGDPFIGGDLALNSVAAVVVGGIALRGGIGSPIGAIAGAITLSLASTILFALSLPTSWRALAAGLVVILALALSALGAPRRQR, from the coding sequence GTGACCCAGACACCCACCGTCGCAGCCATCGAGGAGCGCCGGCCGCTGACCGAGCGGCTCGGCCGCGTGCGCGTCGCCTCGTGGGCGACCGCCGCGCTGCTGATCGTCGCCGTGGTCGCGGCCGTCGCGCTGCAGCCCAACCTGCTCAGCCCCTACGGCGTCGCCTCGACGTTCGCGACCTTCCTGCCGCTCGTGCTCGTCGCGGTCGCCCAGGCGATCGTGGTGATCGGCGGGGGCCTCGACCTCTCCGCCGGCGCGATCGTCGCGCTCTCGAGCGTCGTCGCCGTGCAGGTGATGCAGGGCGAGGCGGGCAGCGTGCCGCTCGGCTTCCTCACCGCGATCGGCGTCGGCCTCGCGTGCGGCATCGTCAACGGCCTCGTGGTCAGCCGCCTGCGCCTGCAGCCGCTCATCGCGACGTTCGCGACCGCATCCGTCTTCTCCGGGCTGGCGCTGCTCGTGCTGCCCTCGCCGGGCGGCACCGTGCCCGCCATCATCACCGGCACCTTCCGCCAGGCCGTCGGCGGCGTGCCCGTCTCGGTGCTGCTCGTCGTCGCGGTCGCTGCCGGCTGGCTCGTCGTGCGGCACCTGCGCATCATGCGGCACATCCGCGCCACCGGCGGCGGACCCGCTGCCGCCTTCGCGTCGCTCGTGCCCGTCGCGGGCGCGCAGCTCGCGTCGTACGCGATCTGCGGCGTCATCTGCGGCCTCGCCGGCCTCGCCGTGCTCGGCAACTCCGGCTCGGGCGACCCCTTCATCGGCGGGGACCTCGCGCTCAACAGCGTCGCGGCCGTCGTCGTCGGCGGGATCGCGCTGCGCGGCGGCATCGGCTCACCCATCGGGGCGATCGCGGGCGCGATCACGCTCTCGCTCGCTTCGACGATCCTCTTCGCGCTGAGCCTGCCCACCTCGTGGCGCGCGCTCGCCGCGGGCCTCGTCGTCATCCTCGCGCTCGCGCTGAGCGCGCTCGGTGCACCGAGGCGGCAGCGATGA
- a CDS encoding sugar ABC transporter ATP-binding protein has protein sequence MTETSPLVRLSGVHKRYGGVRALRGASLTAAGGEVHGLLGPNGSGKSTLGKVLAGSVRPDEAEIELAGQPVRIGSPRAAARLGVAAVYQQLSLVPELTVGENLVLGSEPATAGFLSGRAARRRARPVLERLAPALGAVHAEQPVRELTPGQQQLVEIGKALLREPRILILDEATASLHRDQVAVVFEIVRELRDRGTAVLFVSHRLDEITELCDRATILRSGETVAETAMAGTTPDELVRLMVGDVQAVEREHGERPSGRVRLTARGLAGGALRGIDLEARAGEVVGLGGLQGQGQSELLLALFGATAATGDVEVDGEPVRLASPRTAAARGIALVPGDRGTQGTLPPRPIQENLAIASLGRRTRAGVISARRERTAAESMVEALAIKIGGLGDPISSLSGGNAQKVVFGKWLLTEPGVVLLDDPTKGVDVGAKAEIYRIIRRMADDGATVIINSSEDRELVTVCDRVLVLFEGAVRAELVGDEITEERLVQAALVIGEGEQAPGQQAPGQQPARTRGETAPDDTHEGTP, from the coding sequence ATGACCGAGACCTCGCCGCTCGTGCGCCTCAGCGGCGTGCACAAGCGCTATGGCGGCGTCCGCGCGCTGCGGGGCGCGAGCCTCACCGCAGCGGGCGGCGAGGTCCACGGCCTGCTGGGCCCGAACGGCTCCGGCAAGTCCACCCTCGGCAAGGTGCTGGCCGGATCCGTCCGCCCGGACGAGGCCGAGATCGAGCTCGCGGGGCAGCCGGTGCGCATCGGCTCCCCGCGGGCCGCGGCACGCCTCGGCGTCGCCGCCGTCTACCAGCAGCTCAGCCTCGTGCCAGAGCTCACGGTGGGCGAGAACCTCGTGCTCGGCAGCGAGCCCGCCACCGCGGGCTTCCTGTCGGGGCGCGCCGCCCGCAGGCGGGCGCGGCCCGTGCTCGAGCGGCTCGCGCCGGCGCTCGGCGCCGTCCACGCCGAGCAGCCCGTGCGCGAGCTGACGCCCGGCCAGCAGCAGCTCGTCGAGATCGGCAAGGCACTGCTGCGGGAGCCGCGCATCCTCATCCTCGACGAGGCGACCGCCTCGCTGCACCGCGACCAGGTCGCGGTCGTGTTCGAGATCGTGCGGGAGCTGCGCGATCGCGGCACCGCCGTGCTCTTCGTCTCGCACCGGCTCGACGAGATCACCGAGCTGTGCGACCGCGCGACGATCCTCCGCTCCGGCGAGACGGTCGCCGAGACGGCGATGGCCGGCACGACGCCCGACGAGCTCGTGCGGCTCATGGTCGGCGACGTGCAGGCGGTCGAGCGGGAGCACGGCGAGCGGCCGAGCGGCCGCGTGCGCCTCACCGCTCGCGGCCTCGCCGGCGGCGCGCTGCGCGGCATCGACCTCGAGGCCCGTGCGGGCGAGGTCGTCGGGCTCGGCGGCCTGCAGGGCCAGGGGCAGTCCGAGCTGCTGCTCGCGCTCTTCGGCGCGACCGCCGCCACCGGCGACGTCGAGGTCGACGGCGAGCCCGTGCGGCTCGCCTCGCCGCGCACCGCGGCGGCGCGCGGCATCGCGCTCGTGCCCGGCGACCGCGGCACGCAGGGCACCCTGCCGCCCCGGCCCATCCAGGAGAACCTCGCGATCGCGAGCCTCGGGCGCCGCACCCGCGCGGGCGTCATCTCCGCGCGGCGCGAGCGCACCGCCGCCGAGTCGATGGTCGAGGCGCTCGCCATCAAGATCGGCGGCCTCGGCGACCCGATCTCGAGCCTCTCCGGCGGCAACGCCCAGAAGGTCGTGTTCGGCAAGTGGCTGCTCACGGAGCCCGGCGTCGTGCTGCTCGACGACCCGACGAAGGGCGTCGACGTCGGCGCGAAGGCCGAGATCTACCGCATCATCCGCCGCATGGCCGACGACGGCGCGACCGTCATCATCAACTCGAGCGAGGACCGCGAGCTCGTGACCGTGTGCGACCGCGTGCTCGTGCTGTTCGAGGGCGCCGTGCGCGCCGAGCTCGTCGGCGACGAGATCACCGAGGAGCGGCTCGTGCAGGCGGCGCTCGTCATCGGCGAGGGCGAGCAGGCGCCGGGACAGCAGGCGCCGGGACAGCAGCCCGCCCGCACGCGCGGCGAGACCGCTCCGGACGACACCCACGAGGGAACCCCGTGA